GAGGAAATGGAAAAGATTCAAAAGGTCCTGACCACCATTCCTGACCTGGAAGGGATGACTATTCTGGAGCCTGGCTGCGGAACAGGCAGGATGACCAGCATCCTGTCAGAACAGGTTGGTAAGCAGGGCAAGGTTGTATCCTTTGATATCAGCAATAGAATGATCCAGAATGCTGAAAATCTTCTGGGTGAAGCAGATAATGTTGAGCTGCACTGCAACGGCCTTGAAGCCTTAAACCTCAAAGCGGCAAGCTTTGACTGTGTATTCAGCCACCAGGTCTTTCCTCATTTTGACTGTAAACCCACGGCCCTCAAAATCATGGCACATGCCTTGAAGCAAAGGTCATGGGTCTTGGCGGACAGCTCTTCCGGAAGGGCATCAATTTTGGCCTGACGCTCCTGGCGGGCCTTTGCCGAGAGATAAGACCAAGGACTGCTTTGTTTTTTCCGGTTTCAACTATAGAATCAATTAGTTCAAGAACTTTTGTCACTTCATCATTATGGCGTGCCGGCAGGGCATCATTACCGCTGGTTTTTGACAGGGCTTTTTTGACCGCTGCAGGGGAAGAACCGGCCATGGCCAGGATGTGCTTGAGCATCATCTTGTTTTTACTTTTGGATGACGAGTAAATATCTCTGGCCAGTCGCGAGATCCTGTCATAAAGTTAAGACTCGGCCCTGGTGGGCTGGATTCGAATGGTTTCTGCAAACCTGGGTGGAATATGGATATTGGCCACAGCCCTGGTATTGCGAATCATGACCTGATTAAGAAGCTCCCTTAATCTGGCCCGGTTTTTTGGATCTGTGGGATCGCCCCTGGTAATGAACTCTTCCTTGAAGGCCGAAGCTGTTTTGAGCTGTCCGGGCTTAAGCAGGGTAATCAGATTGTAAAGCTCCATCAAATTGTTCTCCACCGGGGTGGCAGTAAGAAGAAGCAGAAATCTTTTTTTCAGGGTATTGGCCAGTTTCCAGTTCAGGGTGTTGCGGTTTTTCGAGTGATGGGCCTCGTCAATAATGACCATGTCCCACTCTCGATCCGTCACTGTGGAAAAAATGTTTCCTTGATTTGGCTGTGTTGATGGAAGCAACTATTCGCGGGGCCTGCCAGAACCCATTTTCCTCTCCACGAAATTCAGGATCATCCGTGGACCTGAAATCCAGGTGGAACTTTGAATCAAGCTCCTGACGCCACTGACTTACCAGCGGAGTGGGAGTCAATA
This genomic stretch from Desulfonatronovibrio magnus harbors:
- a CDS encoding class I SAM-dependent methyltransferase; amino-acid sequence: MTRFCSAAGSVEINRAKADFFDAQANAQWANDNYTREEMEKIQKVLTTIPDLEGMTILEPGCGTGRMTSILSEQVGKQGKVVSFDISNRMIQNAENLLGEADNVELHCNGLEALNLKAASFDCVFSHQVFPHFDCKPTALKIMAHALKQRSWVLADSSSGRASILA
- a CDS encoding SNF2-related protein; the encoded protein is MVIIDEAHHSKNRNTLNWKLANTLKKRFLLLLTATPVENNLMELYNLITLLKPGQLKTASAFKEEFITRGDPTDPKNRARLRELLNQVMIRNTRAVANIHIPPRFAETIRIQPTRAES
- a CDS encoding DEAD/DEAH box helicase family protein, with translation MASLAYQEETARKVLKTFRGRALLADEVGMGKTIEACMMIKEYMMRGMVKNVLVLTPTPLVSQWRQELDSKFHLDFRSTDDPEFRGEENGFWQAPRIVASINTAKSRKHFFHSDGSRVGHGHY